In Nocardioides jishulii, the DNA window GCTGCGTGGGCAGCGCGGACCGACCGTCCGGAAGGGGTGGTGCTGGGCTCAGGTAGGGCTCAGCGCGCGGGGAGGATGCGTCCCGTGCACTCGCCGAAGCCGATGCGGCCGCCGTTGGCGCCCGGGGCGGTGGCAGTGAGGGTGACCTGGTCGCCGTCCTCCAGGAACGTCCGCTCCTCGCCGTTGACCTGGACCGGCTCCTTGCCGCCCCAGGTGAGCTCGATGAAGGCACCGCGCTGGTTCTTCTCCGGGCCGGAGATGGTGCCGGACGCGTAGACGTCACCGGTGCGGGTGGGAGCGCCGTTGACCGTGGTGTGGGCGAGCATCTGGGCCGGCGACCAGTACATCGCGGCGTACGGCGGCCGGGTCACGGTCTCGCCGTTCCAGACCACCTCGAGGTCGACGTCGAGGCCCCAGGGCTGGCGCATCTGGAGGTACGGCAGCACCTCGGGCTCCTGGTCGGGGACGCTGACCTTCGCCTCCTGCAGGGCGAGCAGCGGGACCACCCAGGGCGAGATCGTCGAGGCGAACGACTTGCCGAGGTTGGGACCCAGCGGCACGTACTCCCAGGCCTGGATGTCGCGGGCGGACCAGTCGTTGAAGAGCACGACGCCGAAGATGTGCTGCTCCGCGTCCTCCGCCGCGATCGAGGAGCCCATCGCGTTGCCGGTGCCGACGATGAAGCCGAGCTCGGCCTCGATGTCGAGGCGGGTGGAGGGGCCGAAGACGGGCTTCTCGTCCGCAGGGCCCTTGCGCTGGCCCTGAGGCCGGACGATGCCGGTGCCGGAGACCACGATGGAGGCCGAGCGGCCGTGGTAGCCCACGGGCAGGTGCTTCCAGTTCGGCATCAACGGGTCGGGGTTGTCGGGGCGGAAGAGCCGGCCGAGGTTGGAGGCGTGGTGCTCGGAGGCGTAGAAGTCGACGTAGTCGGACACCTCGACCGGGAGGTGCAGCGTCACGTCGTCGAGCCGGTGCAGGGCATCCTGGGGCACCTCGCCGCGCAGCGCCTCGCGGATCGCCGCGCGCACCTCCACCCAGCGCGCGTGCCCCTGGGCCATGAACGGGTTGAGCGTCGGCGCGGCGAAGACGTCGTTGTCGCCCTCGGTGCCGAGCAGCAGCCCCAGGTCGATGACGTGGTCGTGGAGGCGGACCGCGACGCGGGGGGCGGAGCCGTCGACGCTGTAGACGCCGTAGGGAAGGTTGTCGAGGCCGAAGAGCGAGTCCTCGATGATGGGCAGGGTGGTCATGCGTGCTGTCCTTCGGTGGTCGGGGCCGGTGCCGTGACCGGCGCCAGGTCGAGCGTGGGGAGGCCGAGGTCGGCCATCTCGTCGCGGGGCTCGAGGATCGAGCAGGTGCCGAAGCTGCGGAAGGCGGCCCGGACCTCCTCGCTGCGGGCGGCCGCGTCGCGTACGCGGGCGGTCACCGCTCCGGGGTCACGCTCGGCGAGGGTCGCCACCACGGCGTCGGTGTCGGCGCCGCGCTGGGCGGCGTCGACCGCGGCCAGAAGGTTGAGGAATCCGTGCTGCTCGAAGCCGGTGGCCGGGTCGGTGTTGCGCAGCGCGTGGTGCAGTCCAGCGGTGGCCTTGAAGGGCACCCCCGCCTCCACGAGCAGCCGCACGGCCTCGGCGAGCTCGCGCTCGTCGGGGTAGAGGTCCGCGCGGACCCCGCCCGTGCGCAGCTTGGCCCGGTAGGAAGTGCCGGCCAGCGCCGCGACGAGCGCCGGGCGGCGCTCGTCGCGGGGCAGCTCGACGAAGAGCTCGATGTCGTCTCGACCAGCCAGTGCCTCGGTCAGCACCGGGACGACCTCCTCGGGGTCGACGTCCGCGGGCACCACGACCTCGAGGGCGACGACCAGGACGCCTGGGATGGCGTCGGCCGCAGCGAGGACCTCGGCCACCTGGGTGGGCGCAGGCACGGTCACGGCGACCTCGAACCGCTCGTGGGGCTCCACCAGGTCGGCGAGCCGCGGGAGGGCGGCGGCGGAGACGATGAACGGCCCGACCAGGCCGGCGTGCTCGCTGGCGAGGTGGTCACGGTGGGCCGGCACCGCCTGCTCCAGCGCGAGGTTGCCGGGCGGAAAGATCGCCGCGTCGTCGCAGAGGCCGGTGAGCAGGCCGCGTACGTCGGTCTCGGTGCCGTGACTGGAGCTGGGCGTCACTGGGGACCCCCCGACCACGAGTACGTGTAGACCCCGTCGTCGGTCTCCCGGCCGGCCTCACCGAGGTCGAGCGGACGGAACGTGTCGACCATGACCGCGAGCTCGTCGAAGAACTCCGCGCCGATCGAGCGCTCGTACGCCCCGGGCTGCGGCCCGTGCGGGTGGCCGCCCGGGTGCAGGCTGATCGAGCCCTGCCCGATGCCCGATCCCTTGCGCGCCTCGTAGTCGCCACCCACGTAGAACATGACCTCGTCGGAGTCCACGTTGGAGTGGTAGTAGGGCACCGGGATGGCCAACGGGTGGTAGTCGACCTTGCGCGGCACGAAGTTGCAGATCACGAAGTTGTGGCCCTCGAAGACCTGGTGCGCCGGCGGTGGCTGGTGCACCCGGCCGGTGATCGGCTCGTAGTCGGAGATGTTGAAGGCGTAGGGGTAGAGGCAGCCGTCCCAGCCCACCACGTCGAAGGGGTGGTGGGGCAGGGTGTGCACCGACCCCGCGATGCCCGACGGACCGGGGCCACGGTGCTTGATGAAGACGTCGATGTTCTCGCCCTCGACCACGCGCGGCGCCGACGGGCCGCGCAGGTCACGCTCGCAGTAGGGCGCGTGCTCGAGGAGCTGGCCGTACTTCGACAGGAAGCGCTTCGGGGGACCGATGTGGGAGTTGGCCTCGATCACGTAGATCCGCGCCGAGCCCTTCGGGACCACCCGGAACGTCGTCGCGCGCGGCACGATCACGTAGTCGCCCTGGCCGGCGGTGATGTCGCCGAAGACGGTCTCGACGACCGCCTCGCCGTCCTCGAAGTAGAGGCACTCGTCGCCGATCGCGTTGCGGTAGTAGGTGCTCGTCTCGGTCGCCACCACGTAGGAGAGGCGTACGTCGGCGTTCCCGAGCAGCAGACGGCGCCCGGTGACCGCGTCCACGCCCTCGGTCGACGTGCCCTCGCCGTCGGCGTCCGGGAAGAGCGCGTGGGTCGAGAGGTGGATCGGACGCAGCGGGTGGTTGGGGGTCAGCGACAGGTCGCCGATCTCCCACTCGCGCACGGCGGCCACGGCCGAGGGGATGTGGACGTGGTAGAGCAGTGAGGAGTCGGAGGAGAAGCCCTCCTCGCCCATCAGCTCCTCGAAGTAGAGGGTGCCTTCGGGGGAGCGGTGCTGGGTGTGGCGCTTCGGCGGGATGGTGCCGGCGGAGCGGTAGAAAGCCATCGAACTCTTCTTTCGTCGATTCTCTGGTGGGGTCAGCGGACCGAGTGCGCCACGGCCACGGCCTCGGCGAATCCGGACTCTCCGACGCTGTTGCCCAGCAGCAGCGCCAGTCGGGTCAGGAATCCGTCGCGGTCGTCGGCGGCCACGGAGTTCAGGCCGTCGGAGAGGGCCAGCCAGATCGCCTCGCGGGCGGCCTCGGCCGG includes these proteins:
- the fahA gene encoding fumarylacetoacetase codes for the protein MTTLPIIEDSLFGLDNLPYGVYSVDGSAPRVAVRLHDHVIDLGLLLGTEGDNDVFAAPTLNPFMAQGHARWVEVRAAIREALRGEVPQDALHRLDDVTLHLPVEVSDYVDFYASEHHASNLGRLFRPDNPDPLMPNWKHLPVGYHGRSASIVVSGTGIVRPQGQRKGPADEKPVFGPSTRLDIEAELGFIVGTGNAMGSSIAAEDAEQHIFGVVLFNDWSARDIQAWEYVPLGPNLGKSFASTISPWVVPLLALQEAKVSVPDQEPEVLPYLQMRQPWGLDVDLEVVWNGETVTRPPYAAMYWSPAQMLAHTTVNGAPTRTGDVYASGTISGPEKNQRGAFIELTWGGKEPVQVNGEERTFLEDGDQVTLTATAPGANGGRIGFGECTGRILPAR
- a CDS encoding homogentisate 1,2-dioxygenase, producing the protein MAFYRSAGTIPPKRHTQHRSPEGTLYFEELMGEEGFSSDSSLLYHVHIPSAVAAVREWEIGDLSLTPNHPLRPIHLSTHALFPDADGEGTSTEGVDAVTGRRLLLGNADVRLSYVVATETSTYYRNAIGDECLYFEDGEAVVETVFGDITAGQGDYVIVPRATTFRVVPKGSARIYVIEANSHIGPPKRFLSKYGQLLEHAPYCERDLRGPSAPRVVEGENIDVFIKHRGPGPSGIAGSVHTLPHHPFDVVGWDGCLYPYAFNISDYEPITGRVHQPPPAHQVFEGHNFVICNFVPRKVDYHPLAIPVPYYHSNVDSDEVMFYVGGDYEARKGSGIGQGSISLHPGGHPHGPQPGAYERSIGAEFFDELAVMVDTFRPLDLGEAGRETDDGVYTYSWSGGPQ